Part of the Propioniciclava sp. MC1595 genome is shown below.
GTGGGGGCCGACGTCCCGGTCGTGCCGTACTTCCGCCCGGGCAGCGCCGACGTCGTCGACGAGATCCGGGACGCCGCACGGCGCGGCCCGGCGGTCATCCTCGCCCACCACGGGAGCCTGGTCGCCGGGTCGTCGCTGGTGGCGGCGGTCAACGCGGCCGAGGAGCTCGAGGTGACCGCGCAGTTGGCCCTGCTGTTGCGGGGCAGTCAACCGCGCACGCTGGACGCCGAGCAGGTCGCTGAACTGCTCTGAGCGTGCAGGTGTTCCTGCGACAGTCGAGCCGAGGGGCCCGGGGCATCGGCCCCGGGCCCCTTGGCCAAACCGCCCCGGCGACGGATGATGAGGCATGAAGGATTCCATCACCGCTGACGAGTTCACCGCGCAGGAGGGTGTCGCCGACTGGCGGGTGGCCGATGACGTGGCCAGCGCCCGCTTCCACACCGGGTCGTTCGCCACCGGCGTCGAGTTCGTGGTCGCGATCGGTCGGGACGCCGACGCCGCCGACCACCACCCCGACGTCGACCTGCGCTACGACCACGTGGACGTACGGTTGACCTCGCACGACGTCGGCGGGCTGAGCCGCCGCGACGTCGAGCTGGCCCGCAAGATCATCGAGGCTGCCCGCACGCTGGGCGCCCAACCCGACCCCGACTTCGAGGAGGACGAGTCATGAGGACCGAGAAGGACAGCATGGGCACCATCGAGGTGCCCGACGACGCCTATTGGGGCGCACAGACGCAGCGCTCGATCGGCAACTTCGACATCGGCCGCGACACCTTCGTGTGGGGCCGGGCCATGGTGCGGGCGCTCGGCGTGCTCAAGAAGGCCGCCGCCCAGGCCAACGGCGAGCTCGGCGAGCTGCCCGGCGACGTCGCCGACCTGATCGTGCGCGCGGCCGACGAGGTGATCGCCGGCGACCTCGACGAGCACTTTCCACTGGTGGTGTTCCAGACGGGGTCGGGCACGCAGTCGAACATGAACGTCAACGAGGTGGTCAGCAACCGCGCCATCGAACTGGCCGGCGGCGAGCGCGGCTCCAAGGACCCGGTGCACCCCAACGACCACGTCAACCGCGGGCAGTCGAGCAACGACACGTTCCCGACGGCGATGCACATCGCGGTCGTCTCCGAGCTCAACGGGCGGCTCTACGCCCCGGTCGAGGCGTTGCGCGCCACGCTGGCGGCCAAGGCGTCCGAGTACGCCGACGTGGTGATGGTCGGCCGCACCCACCTGCAGGACGCCACCCCCGTGACGCTCGGCCAGGTGATCGGCGGGTGGGTCGCCCAGCTCGACTTCGCGCTCGAGGGGGTGCGTACGGCGGACGCCCGGGCCCGGGACCTGGCCATCGGCGGCACCGCGGTCGGCACCGGCCTCAACGCCCACCCCGAGTTCGGACGCCGCGCCGCCGAGAAGATCTCGGCGGAGACCGGGCTGGAATTCCGGCAGGCCGACAACCTGTTCGCCGCCCTCTCGGCCCACGACTCGCTGGTCGAGGTGTCGGCGTCGCTGCGGACGCTGGCGGGCGCGCTGATGAAGATCGCCAACGACGTGCGCTGGTACGCCTCGGGGCCGCGCAACGGCATCGGCGAGCTGCGGATCCCCGAGAATGAGCCGGGGTCCTCGATCATGCCGGGCAAGGTGAACCCCACCCAGTCCGAGGCGGTGACGATGGTGGTGGCACGCGTGTTCGGCAACGACGCCACCGTCGCCTTCGCGGGTTCGCAGGGCAACTTCCAGCTCAACGTGTTCAAGCCGGTGATGGCGCACGCGGTGCTGGAGTCGATCCGGCTGATCGCCGACGCGTCCGCGTCGTTCGACGAGCACTGCGTGTCGGGCCTGGAGCCCAACACCGAGCGGATCGAGGCCAACCTCGCCTCGAACCTCATGCTGGTCACGGCGCTGAACCGCCACATCGGCTACGACGCCGCCGCAGCCATCGCCAAGGACGCCAACGCCACCGGCTCGACCCTCCGCGAGGCCGCGCTGCGGTCGGGCAAGCTCACCGAGGAGCAGTTCGACGCCTGGGTGGTCCCCATGGACATGACGCACCCGTCGGAGGGCTGAGCCTCCGACGGGTGCGGTGGGGGTGGTGCGGCCGCTAGCGGTTGCGCAGCAGCCACAGGGCCTCGGGGTGGACGCGCTCGAGCATCCCGTGGGCCGGGACGTCCCGCGCGCCGGCGAAGAGGTGGTGCAGCGCGCTGAACACGATGGCGAACCAGTGCATGGTGGAACCTCCCTCCAAGGGGTCGCCGAATACAGGTGAAGAAATGGCGAAAAGGCGCACGAAGAATGGCATGCGAATGCGTCTGTTCGCGGGGCAATGAATGGGATTCCATCGGGACGCGGAGACCGTGTGGTCGCCGCGAAGCGCTGAGGGCGGCCCTGTAGCGAGTGGCACGTCAGCCACGCACCCCCTGAGCCTGAACGGTCAGGAGGCAGGCCCCACCGGGGGGCCGTTGTCAGGCGTGGTGTGCGCTCAACCTCGGGGGAGCAGCCGAACCGAGGAGGCGGTCGCGGCGAGGGCGAACGTCGTGTCGGCGCCGAGGGCCTTGATGCGGATCATCATCGGTGACCACCACCTTTCATGGTTCGAGAATCGGCGAGAAATGCCGTGGCAGAAATGTAATCCCGTGGCGCGGGGAGTGTCAACCCGGCTGCTGAAATGGGTTGGCCCATTCCGTTCGGGGCGGGTGCCCGCTAGCGTGGGCCACCTCCACCGGCCACGGTGGGGATGACCTGAAGTCCAGGGAAGGACCATCGGATGACCGACCAACCCCAGCAGTTCGGCAACGCCGGCGAGTACGTCGACAAGGCGATGGACTACGCCCAGCAGAACCCGGACCAGGCCCGCAGCTTCATCGACAAGGTCGAGGACTTCGTCGACCAGAAGACCGGCGGCAAGTACTCCGCGCAGGTCGACCAGGCCGGCGACTGGGTCGAGGGCCAGCTCGGCCTGCCCAACAACACCAACAACCCGCTGCCGCAGGACCCGGCCGCACCGGCCGACCCCGAGATGCAGATCCCGCCGGAGCAGACCCCGCCGCCGGCCGACCCGCAGGCGCCGCCGGCGTCCTGACCGGACAGGTGCGACAGCCCGCGTGACCCCTCGGTCACGCGGGCTGTTCACATCAAGGAGCTGGGGTCGTCGGGGACGTCGACCGCCCAGCGCTGCAGGAATGCCAGGTCGACGACCTCGAGCGTGCGCAGGTGCGTGGACGCCAGCACCACCGGCGCCGCCCGGTCGACCGCCGCGGACTGCAGCCACCGGAACGCCACGACGCACCACCGGTCGCCCGGCCGCAGCCCGGGGAAGCCGTACTCCGGCCTCGGGGTGACCAGGTCGTTGCCCAGTTCGCGCTGGTGGGCGAGGAAGTCGGCGGTCATCACCGCGCAGATGGTGTGGCTGCCGAGGTCCTCGGGCGAGGTGTGGCAGGCGCCGTCGCGGAAGAACCCGGTGACGGGGTCGAAGCCGCACGCCTCGAGGGGCTCGCCGAGCACGTTCGCGGCCAGCGACGGGGTGAACGCCATGGATCCTCCTCCGGTGGGGGCTCCATCATCGCCCACCCCGCCCGGATCAGGCGCCGGTGTACTCGTCGAACGCCTCGAGCACCTTCGTGGAGTACGCGACCGACGGGCCGCCGCCCATCAGGATGGCCACCGCGATGACGTCGGCGACCTCCTCGCGCGAGACGCCGGCCTCGATGGCGTCGTGGACGTGGCAGTCGATGCAGATGTCGCAGTGCACCGCGATCGCGATGGCCAGGGCGATCAGCTCCTTGGTCTTCGTGTCGAGTGACTTGGGCGCCATGGTGGCCTGGTGCAGGCCCATGAAGGCCTGGACGGCCTCGGGCGCGATCCCCGCCATCGATTCGAGGTTCCTGTAGAAGCAGGCGCGACTCTCGGCGTGGCTGGACATGGAAGAACTCCTCTCGTAGGACGGCGTTGTCGCCGCCGTGGTTCCAGCCTCTCATGCTTCTGACGAGAACATTCGCACACGG
Proteins encoded:
- a CDS encoding DUF2237 family protein, encoding MAFTPSLAANVLGEPLEACGFDPVTGFFRDGACHTSPEDLGSHTICAVMTADFLAHQRELGNDLVTPRPEYGFPGLRPGDRWCVVAFRWLQSAAVDRAAPVVLASTHLRTLEVVDLAFLQRWAVDVPDDPSSLM
- the fumC gene encoding class II fumarate hydratase; the encoded protein is MRTEKDSMGTIEVPDDAYWGAQTQRSIGNFDIGRDTFVWGRAMVRALGVLKKAAAQANGELGELPGDVADLIVRAADEVIAGDLDEHFPLVVFQTGSGTQSNMNVNEVVSNRAIELAGGERGSKDPVHPNDHVNRGQSSNDTFPTAMHIAVVSELNGRLYAPVEALRATLAAKASEYADVVMVGRTHLQDATPVTLGQVIGGWVAQLDFALEGVRTADARARDLAIGGTAVGTGLNAHPEFGRRAAEKISAETGLEFRQADNLFAALSAHDSLVEVSASLRTLAGALMKIANDVRWYASGPRNGIGELRIPENEPGSSIMPGKVNPTQSEAVTMVVARVFGNDATVAFAGSQGNFQLNVFKPVMAHAVLESIRLIADASASFDEHCVSGLEPNTERIEANLASNLMLVTALNRHIGYDAAAAIAKDANATGSTLREAALRSGKLTEEQFDAWVVPMDMTHPSEG
- a CDS encoding 4a-hydroxytetrahydrobiopterin dehydratase; translation: MKDSITADEFTAQEGVADWRVADDVASARFHTGSFATGVEFVVAIGRDADAADHHPDVDLRYDHVDVRLTSHDVGGLSRRDVELARKIIEAARTLGAQPDPDFEEDES
- a CDS encoding carboxymuconolactone decarboxylase family protein, which encodes MSSHAESRACFYRNLESMAGIAPEAVQAFMGLHQATMAPKSLDTKTKELIALAIAIAVHCDICIDCHVHDAIEAGVSREEVADVIAVAILMGGGPSVAYSTKVLEAFDEYTGA
- a CDS encoding antitoxin, encoding MTDQPQQFGNAGEYVDKAMDYAQQNPDQARSFIDKVEDFVDQKTGGKYSAQVDQAGDWVEGQLGLPNNTNNPLPQDPAAPADPEMQIPPEQTPPPADPQAPPAS